The following are encoded together in the Panicum virgatum strain AP13 chromosome 6K, P.virgatum_v5, whole genome shotgun sequence genome:
- the LOC120711117 gene encoding uncharacterized protein LOC120711117 produces MECEPEELQFLGAAGVYAASAQVLRGPHRPLFARIAAAFVLPLSALFLLHIAISHALFRHIDSDDTALDASSPGSDAQRRLLSRLASDWLALLLFKAAYLLALLLLSLLATAASVFSVASLYSAKHDALSFPRVLSVVPRVWRRLAATFLAAFALLFAYNAAAVLVLVGLLVAADNGSGLAGLLAFLVLLAYLAGLVYLSVVWHLASVVSVLEDYKGFAAMRKSKDLIRGKLPTATAIFVTLNLVFAVVELAFRAWVIKGGSSAPTRLLLGLLALAALSCVVMLALVAQTLVYLVCKSYHHESIDKAGISDHLEVYLGEYVPLKASDVQMEQFQV; encoded by the coding sequence ATGGAGTGCGAGCCCGAGGAGCTGCAGTTCCTGGGCGCCGCGGGCGTCTACGCCGCCTCCGCGCAGGTCCTCCGCGGCCCGCACCGCCCGCTCTTCgcccgcatcgccgccgccttcgtccTCCCGCTCTccgccctcttcctcctccacatCGCCATCTCCCACGCCCTCTTCCGCCACATCGACTCCGACGACACCGCGCTCGACGCCTCCTCCCCGGGCTCCGacgcccagcgccgcctcctctcccgcctcgcctccgactggctcgccctcctcctcttcaAGGCCGCCTACCTCctcgctctcctcctcctctcgctcctcgccaccgccgcctccgtctTCTCCGTCGCCTCCCTCTACTCCGCCAAGCACGACGCGCTCTCCTTCCCGCGGGTGCTCTCCGTCGTGCCCCGCGTCTGGAGGCGACTCGCCGCGACGTTCCTCGCCGCCTTCGCGCTCCTCTTCGCCtacaacgccgccgccgtcctcgtcctcgtcggcctcctcgtcgccgccgacaACGGCTCGGGCCTCGCGGGCCTGCTCGCCTTCCTTGTCCTCCTCGCCTACCTCGCCGGCCTCGTCTACctcagcgtcgtctggcaccTCGCCAGCGTCGTCTCCGTGCTCGAGGACTACAAGGGCTTCGCCGCCATGCGCAAGAGCAAGGACCTCATCCGGGGGAAGctccccaccgccaccgccatctTCGTCACGCTCAACCTAGTCTTCGCGGTCGTCGAGCTCGCCTTCCGCGCCTGGGTCATCAAGGGAGGATCCTCCGCGCCAAccaggctcctcctcggcctcctcgcgcTTGCCGCGCTCTCCTGCGTCGTCATGCTCGCGCTCGTCGCGCAGACGCTCGTCTACCTCGTCTGCAAGAGCTACCACCACGAGAGCATCGacaaggccggcatctccgaCCACCTCGAGGTATACCTCGGAGAATACGTCCCGCTCAAGGCATCAGACGTACAGATGGAGCAATTCCAGGTCTGA
- the LOC120711118 gene encoding probable polygalacturonase has translation MRVAHSLLPRLQFMAAHDPSSPLPWPRPAPLLLLLLALLAASYLALTRLPPAAPLSALLIAAHPPPPAAPRGEPPATSSCAGFYAGAGPARAVSASVEEFGAVGDGVTSNTAAFRRAVAELDERACGRGATLEVPPGRWLTGSFNLTSRFTLFLHHGALILGSQDPEEWPLIAPLPSYGRGRERLGPRHISLIHGEGLNDVVVTGNNGTIDGQGEMWWELWWNRTLNHTRGHLVELTNSTNILISNITLRNSPFWTVHPVYSSNVVMKDLTILAPLNAPNTDGIDPDSSSEVCIEDCYIESGDDLVAVKSGWDQYGISVGKPSTNIVIQRVSGTTPTCSGVGFGSEMSGGISNVLVRDLHVWNSAQAVRLKTDVGRGGYITNITITNVTMEKVKVPIRFSRGADDHSDDNYDRTALPRISNVLISGIVGVDLQRAPMLEAVAGAVYEGICFRNVSLRGIRRQGRWHCESVYGEAHGVFPAPCEELRENRSSSWCGFS, from the exons ATGCGCGTGGCGCACTCGCTTCTCCCCCGTCTTCAATTCATGGCCGCCCACGACCCCTCCTCGCCGCTCCCGTGGCCGcgcccggcgcccctcctcctcctcctgctcgcgctcctcgccgcctcctACCTCGCCCTCACGCGcctcccgcccgccgcgcctctCTCCGCGCTCCTGATCGCAGcgcaccctcctcctcctgctgctccccgCGGCGAACCCCCCGCCACCAGCAGCTGCGCCGGCTTCTACGCCGGCGCGGGCCCGGCGCGCGCGGTGTCGGCGTCGGTGGAGGAGTTCGGCGCCGTGGGCGACGGCGTCACCTCCAACACCGCGGCGTTccggcgcgcggtggcggagctGGACGAGAGGGCCTGCGGGCGAGGAGCCACGCTGGAGGTGCCGCCGGGGAGGTGGCTCACGGGGAGCTTCAACCTCACCAGCCGATTCACCCTCTTCCTGCACCACGGCGCGCTCATCCTCGGCTCCCAG GATCCAGAAGAGTGGCCTCTCATTGCCCCTTTGCCATCTTACGGGCGTGGAAGGGAACGATTGGGGCCACGCCATATCAGCCTCATTCATGGAGAGGGCTTAAATGATGTTGTTGTTACTG GCAACAATGGGACCATAGATGGCCAAGGAGAGATGTGGTGGGAGCTGTGGTGGAATCGAACTTTGAATCACACAAGGGGCCATCTTGTCGAGCTTACCAACTCAACCAACATCCTAATCTCTAATATCACACTACGCAACTCCCCATTCTGGACGGTGCATCCAGTCTACAGCAG CAACGTGGTGATGAAGGATTTGACCATACTGGCTCCCCTAAATGCTCCAAACACCGATGGCATTGATCCAG ATTCAAGCTCAGAAGTTTGTATTGAGGACTGCTATATTGAAAGCGGAGATGATCTAGTAGCTGTCAAAAGTGGCTGGGATCAGTATGGGATCTCTGTTGGCAAACCAAGTACAAACATTGTCATCCAGAGGGTTTCAGGCACAACTCCAACGTGCTCAGGTGTAGGTTTTGGAAGCGAGATGTCAGGAGGCATATCTAATGTGCTTGTCCGTGACCTCCACGTGTGGAATTCGGCACAAGCAGTGAGGCTGAAGACCGACGTAGGGCGGGGTGGGTACATAACTAACATCACTATAACCAATGTGACAATGGAGAAGGTCAAGGTACCAATAAGGTTTAGTCGGGGTGCAGATGACCATTCAGATGACAACTATGACCGAACCGCACTGCCAAGGATCAGTAATGTGCTTATCAGTGGTATTGTCGGTGTTGACCTGCAGCGTGCGCCAATGCTGGAGGCAGTGGCTGGTGCAGTTTATGAAGGGATCTGCTTTCGAAATGTTAGCTTAAGAGGCATAAGGCGGCAGGGTAGATGGCATTGTGAGTCCGTGTACGGAG